A window of Elgaria multicarinata webbii isolate HBS135686 ecotype San Diego chromosome 2, rElgMul1.1.pri, whole genome shotgun sequence contains these coding sequences:
- the CTDSP1 gene encoding carboxy-terminal domain RNA polymerase II polypeptide A small phosphatase 1 isoform X2, with protein sequence MTRGAQNPSPSKKPRNRSIFQSLFCCLCHDNSEPIPVNNNAPLLVEENGSVTKGTIKCLLPEIKPPDASKICVVIDLDETLVHSSFKPVNNADFIIPVEIDGVMHQVYVLKRPHVDEFLRRMGELFECVLFTASLAKYADPVADLLDKWGAFRARLFRESCVFHRGNYVKDLSRLGRDLTRIIIVDNSPASYVFHPDNAVPVASWFDNMADTELLDLLPFFERLSKVDDVYTVLRQHRTSS encoded by the exons GTGCTCAAAACCCATCACCTTCCAAGAAGCCCAGGAACCGCAGTATCTTCCAGTCCCTCTTTTGCTGCCTTTGCCATGACAACTCGGAGCCTATCCCCGTCAACAACAACGCCCCACTGCTGGTGGAGGAAAACGGTTCGGTGACCAAG GGTACCATCAAATGCCTGTTACCAGAAATCAAGCCTCCAGATGCCAGCAAAATCTGTGTGGTCATCGACCTGGATGAGACATTGGTACATAGCTCCTTTAAG ccaGTGAACAATGCAGACTTCATCATCCCGGTGGAGATTGACGGCGTCATGCACCAG GTGTACGTACTGAAGCGACCCCATGTGGACGAGTTTCTCCGGAGGATGGGTGAACTCTTTGAGTGTGTGCTCTTCACTGCTAGTCTGGCAAAG TATGCAGATCCCGTGGCTGACCTGCTGGATAAGTGGGGCGCCTTCCGCGCCCGCCTCTTCCGCGAGTCGTGCGTCTTCCACCGTGGGAACTACGTCAAGGACCTCAGCCGCCTGGGCCGCGACCTGACGCGTATCATCATTGTGGACAATTCGCCTGCTTCTTATGTCTTCCACCCTGATAATGCT GTGCCTGTGGCTTCGTGGTTTGACAACATGGCCGACACGGAGCTTCTCGACCTCTTGCCCTTCTTTGAGAGACTCAGCAAAGTGGACGACGTGTATACAGTGCTAAGGCAGCACCGGACTAGCAGCTAG
- the CTDSP1 gene encoding carboxy-terminal domain RNA polymerase II polypeptide A small phosphatase 1 isoform X1, with product MDSGSIITQVSKEEVNTPLQEKGAQNPSPSKKPRNRSIFQSLFCCLCHDNSEPIPVNNNAPLLVEENGSVTKGTIKCLLPEIKPPDASKICVVIDLDETLVHSSFKPVNNADFIIPVEIDGVMHQVYVLKRPHVDEFLRRMGELFECVLFTASLAKYADPVADLLDKWGAFRARLFRESCVFHRGNYVKDLSRLGRDLTRIIIVDNSPASYVFHPDNAVPVASWFDNMADTELLDLLPFFERLSKVDDVYTVLRQHRTSS from the exons GTGCTCAAAACCCATCACCTTCCAAGAAGCCCAGGAACCGCAGTATCTTCCAGTCCCTCTTTTGCTGCCTTTGCCATGACAACTCGGAGCCTATCCCCGTCAACAACAACGCCCCACTGCTGGTGGAGGAAAACGGTTCGGTGACCAAG GGTACCATCAAATGCCTGTTACCAGAAATCAAGCCTCCAGATGCCAGCAAAATCTGTGTGGTCATCGACCTGGATGAGACATTGGTACATAGCTCCTTTAAG ccaGTGAACAATGCAGACTTCATCATCCCGGTGGAGATTGACGGCGTCATGCACCAG GTGTACGTACTGAAGCGACCCCATGTGGACGAGTTTCTCCGGAGGATGGGTGAACTCTTTGAGTGTGTGCTCTTCACTGCTAGTCTGGCAAAG TATGCAGATCCCGTGGCTGACCTGCTGGATAAGTGGGGCGCCTTCCGCGCCCGCCTCTTCCGCGAGTCGTGCGTCTTCCACCGTGGGAACTACGTCAAGGACCTCAGCCGCCTGGGCCGCGACCTGACGCGTATCATCATTGTGGACAATTCGCCTGCTTCTTATGTCTTCCACCCTGATAATGCT GTGCCTGTGGCTTCGTGGTTTGACAACATGGCCGACACGGAGCTTCTCGACCTCTTGCCCTTCTTTGAGAGACTCAGCAAAGTGGACGACGTGTATACAGTGCTAAGGCAGCACCGGACTAGCAGCTAG